A segment of the Zingiber officinale cultivar Zhangliang chromosome 8B, Zo_v1.1, whole genome shotgun sequence genome:
ATAAATTTGTAAATTTTTGGGCAATTATGTTAGTCACTTCAAATTGTTGTACCGTCTGCAGCCAAACCAACTAGGTATTGCAATTATGTTAAATTTTATGTTTGTAATATGTGCATCTTATCAGATATTTTTGGAAAGGGCTAGTTATGCAAAATTGCTTATAGCCAGTTGctgaaattttctttcaattagTAACATTTCCTCCTATAATTAGTTAAAAAgctttgttctcttgattttgcAGCCATAAGGAATTGCATTCTGGGATCTCCATCTCACCAGAACCCCCTGAATCTAATTGCGAAAAAATCAACTCAAATGGTGAGCATCTGTTGTATACTTTTCTAGTGGTTTTGCATTTTCTTGGCTTTGGGATATAAAACTTGTATATTATTGCTCATAATTTTATTACTACTTTGAATTCTGCCATTGGTATTTCTAGAGGGATATTTAATGGTAATCTGGATGCTACCATGCTAATATTGAACTAATTTCACAATAAATGCTAGCATTTCCTTTAATTTTTCCTTGCAtctaataaaattttgtaaaaaataattcGCAAATCAATTTTCCTATGAACATTCTATTTAATATTTCAGCTGAAGAAAAGTGTGCCAAGACGGAGGACATGAAAAAACGATTGCCCTCTCGGGTTGGAGCTCGCAGACAGAAATTGCATGACAAAGGACAGAAAGCCACACATACTgaagaaaaaaatagtttaaaaaagtATTTCAAATCTTCAGGTGAAGTAGCTCATGCTTCTCTAGATACATCTTTCGATAGGGGTGAATCTCAGGTGCAAAGCAAATTTGGAGAGCTGGAAAACGTTGAATCTCAAATGGGGGCCAAAAAAGTCCCGAAACGTCGAAGAACATCAAATTACAGGAAGCATGTTTCTACTCCCTCGAAAAGAAGAAAACAGGGAACCTCTGAAAATGGATGCACAGTTAGGATTCCATCATTAGGCTATTATGAAATTGAGGGAGATGATGACGCAGAACCTCTGTTAAATAAAAGGTCAGAAAGGAGGAAAAAGGAGAAATTACTGGATAGTCTTTTGCATCGAAGTGCACAAGCTGCAGCAACTGATGGGAAGAGTCTAGCTCTGATAGGTGCCAGTGGAAATGGTGGAGGTCAAGATGTTGATAGTTCTGTAATTTACACGGAGGGTTGCCATAACATGACACCCTATGAACTTGTGAAGGATGCTCATGAAGCACGCCCTTGTCTCTTTCAAATAGAGAATATTGAAATAGACACTGAACCATCTATGAAGGATGTTTTGTTGCTCTGCCCTGCAGATGATCAAATTGTGGAGTCAGGAGCTTTTGAAGATGAATCTAGCGTGAGGGTGCAGAATGGTCTACGCAAGAGTATGACTCCACAAAATTCACTAGATCTTGTGTATATCTCAGATGACTAAAGGCCATGCTCCTTTTGCCAGGCTCTGTTTTGTTTTTTGATTTCCTCCGAGGCATACTAACCCCAGTAGGCAAGCTTAGTTGAAGCAACTTTTGGGCATTTGTTATGTTATTAGCTTTTTGTTCACCCCAAAGCGGATATAGGGAATCAAACTACAATCTTGAAGTATATAGTTAAATTGTTACTAACTTAGCTTTCATGTGCGCAATGATAGAATTACAAATCACTGATGCATTTCTTGAATTTTCAAGCTTTGTCATAGTATAAATTGTCATGCAACAAATATCGAGTTTTCTCACCCTGCCTTCTTATCATATTCAAAATGTTAACTATATGCTTCAAGTGAAACATCAACGGTGGTGGCAAGTCTTCTGCACACAGGTTCAGGGATCctgattttaaagaaattttaatcatattaaagagattttaattaaatttaaataattttaattaagttgataaaTTTACCCAAGGGTGCAATTTGGAAAGTTTTCAAATCACGTATTATATTTTGGAAATGACCAAAGGTGTATTAATTTGAATGGTTTTTTTTGTTCTATCCTTCTGTCAATTGTAAAATCCAAGCcacatttaaaaaattaaatagaaaaattatttctataatttgaaaattaaatataaaatttatttttataatttgaatATATACAACGTCAATATCTCTCTCTCTCCGTGAAAAGTAAATCTctttcttcctttctctcacgTGTCAATTTAtacaacttagattttttttttttaaatactaactACTAAAATTAGAATAAAGTTTTGACATCAAATCTACTTTTTCAAAACTCTATTTTTTCATATAGTTGTAAACTCATAGAAATTCAAATAATATATGTTCATTAGTAGATTTCAGTTAAAATttactgatcgatctagagagaTTCGATTATACTCATTCTAAGTCCTGTGAGTTTATGAAGTgccaaagagttcaaatatgtcatCCTATACTATTTTCGGACTTTCCTAATAATGACAAAGAGAAAAAGATCTTTAGCTAGAATGCTTAGTTACGTTAGACATGCTTTGAGAGGAGACCAAGTTGGATTTGATATAGGGATTCTAGCTAAAAGTTATTATAATACTGGAGCACCTCTAAGGACCCTGAAATAAGTAATAGAGGGCACCTTTGGACTTTTTACGACCTTAGAAATTTACAGGATCTAAAATGGATACAATCTGAGTTCTTTAGGTCGATAAGTGGATTTTAATTGAAACTCACTGATAGATCTAAACTATTTGGATTTCTACAAATATGCACCcatctaatatggttgagtgaGAGGAAGGTAGATATTATATCAAACTTTGGTTCCGATCAAGGAATACTATGGGCTTGATGTGGGGAGACTAGGCCCAACTTGGTTCTAGTATGCTCTTAGAAACCAAGACCACGCTGGGCCTAATATAAGCAAACCATGACCTAGTTGGACTTGTCTCCCCACACCAAACCCACAATGTTCCTTGATCAAAGCTAATATTTGGCATCATATCTACTTTCCTCTCACTCAACCTTATTGGATGGGTGCTAGTTTGTAGAAATCTAAATAATTTAAGTTCATTAGTgaatttcggtcaaaactcattCATCGATCTAGAAAGCTCAGATTACATCTATTTTAGGtcatgtggatttctaaaatcgtAAAAAATCCAAAGGTGTCATCCATTTCTTATTTCGAGCTCTCCAAAGGTGCTTTAGTATTATACTAACTTTTAATTACAATGTTTTAATCAGGTGTCTTGGAGATCATGACCCGTTAGGTCTGATCTCCTAGAGACCAAGACCATGTTGGGCATAATCTGATAGCAGACCAAGACCCCCATGCCAAGCCCAATTTGGTCTTGGTATGCTCTCAGATCAAGTCCAACGTGGTACAAATTTCTAGGAGATCAAGCCCAAGCATTCTAGCTGAAGACTTTTTTTCTCATTTGCACTATTAGGGAAGCTCAAAATAGTAAAGGAGGGTATATTACTATATTTGGACTTCTAGCTACTTTAGAAACTCACATGTCTTGGAATGAGTATAATTGAGACTCTCTAGGTCGATCGTAGATTTTGATTAAAATCCACCGATGAACTTAGactatttattttgattaatattaaAGTAATTATGATTAATACAATAATAATGAAaaccaaatttaaaatattaaaaacacTATATATATAGTATGTTATGTCGCACCCCTTACATCATCTTGTGAgtatctaatataatttttttgcttaaaatttattttagacttAATACTATATACCCTAACTCCTGAACCTTAAATCCTAAAGTCAAAATCCTAAATGGCTAAATCTGAAACAAAAAAAATGCTAACTGATATGTCGTGGACCTTATTCCTCACACCTTGTacacatcttttttttttttttttgtatttaatactataatccaacccctaaaccctaaaggtAAAACTCTAAATGACATACCCTCAAGCTAAAAAACGAATGCGTGGTgggcaagtttttttttttttttttaagttttgggtttaGCCATTTAGGCTTGGCTTTAAAGTTTAGGGGTTGAGTTATAATATTAAGTCTaaaaaaagtaaaacaaaaaaaaatatgttaGGTGCTCATGGGGTATGCGATGTAAGGGGTGCAGAATAGCATTATATAAATAGGTATCTGGAAATGATTTAGGAACCCCGATTTGGACTCACTCGCGGTGCCCGAATCACTTCCGAGGGCCCCAATTCAGTCAGTTGTACAATAGCATCGCGGAAGTGAGGTGTGCAGCAGCATCGCGCAGTCTGTGCTTGAGTGGTCGATGTTGGAGCAATCAGTATGAccatatgttttgatatttgggcaaatgtttaagttagattattattgtatttgatatgcgcttGTGAGTGTGTAGGTGCAAAGGAGAAGTCTAAGGagttttggcggtgtaagtccaagtttgATTTTGGCAACATAAGTCTAAGTATTCTTGGCAAGGCTGAAGTCTCGGAGCGAGAAGCTCTTGGCAAGGTTAAAGTCCCGGAGTGAGGAGCTTCTTGGCAATGGAAGACCTGACAACAAAGGACAAAGTCGAAGGAAACTCTTAAAGGCAAAGCttgaaggatggggaagcatctgaggggcgcaaggctgatggaggaggctagaaggctgtTAGagcgtatactaaaagcctagtgatccggcggtaagaacaaggGACCCCCATTCTGGGGAGGCAAGGCCACGAGGAAGTCAAAGGATCAGGTGGTCGATagaagaaggatgggccgaccggagaaggacggGCCGACCGTCCGGCCGGTCGACCGGTGACTAACAGATGACAAAAGGCGCCccggcaggagtcggggttccggcgctcatggAATAGGATTGTAAGGCCGAGAGGATGACAcgttcggccgaagacataaggtggcATACTGCTAACGGTCTCCACAGAGCACCTTACCggaaatctcccaagtagaccacgcTATGTGACCGGTCGGACGCAAGGCGtgtgctggccggccggacgcccggcagGGAGTAAGTGGAAAAGGAcatctgacagcgggcatgctctataatctggctatactccaaatcttacgacagaaggatccgctgtcccatcagagacgtgctcaaactgtagcagtatggtgtcaggtaagctcctctgacaagcccacactacggtatgggaaaggacacgtgtacacctcggtatgtgtgcactcgctcctccacagccctatataaaggccctcacccttcgccggaggtatgcattctacgattcttggagccactttcttgttgagctttgcctgacttgagcgtcggagggtcgtcgctgggaaccccttcccggcccgacttctgtgcaggttcaccgaaggtccgggcggatagtcaacagatctacgtcagccgcttggagagcgccacgtgcccaacgtccgttgattcaactttcggacaggatcaatttggcgccgtctatgggaacgctcctgcattcgatcggaaacaatggacgaggctggacgacagcattcggtgatgctctccacggaggagctcgacgctctgatcgaggcaagagcGGTTAAGgttgtggagcaacagaaacagaaggcgcaagccgagcggatggagcaacaagcaacatcagagtcaggaggccgagcggaagccgagTTTCGACCGGAGAACATCTCACCAAGGGGCCGAGATAACGATCCGATCGGCATTCAAGGGGAAAGAGGATGGCcgagcgaaccacctccagccgtaccgagctgggcgAAAGGTGCACCGATGTAATTTATTTTATGTATGTCTTGGTCGCCTGTGTCCTTTTAATGCAGGAGGCAAAATGATAAAACACATTTTGGAATTATTGGCCGAACGGCCGACTACACGAAGACCACGTGCCGGTCAGACtgtgttgaaattagccttgaaggccgttgagctccgacgttaaaaatcgagagacgagccggcgtctataaacccgccgagcggaagaccgtcgagctccgacgttaaaaatcgagagacgagccggcgtctataaacccgccgagcggaagaccgtcgagctccgacgttaaatatcgagagacgagccggcgtctataaaccctccgagcggaaggccgtcgagctccgacgttaaatatcgagagacgagccggcgtctataaacccgccgagcggaagaccgtcgagctccgacgttaaatatcgagagacgagccggcgtctataaccctccgagcggaagaccgtcgagctccgacgttaaatatcgagagacgagccggcgtctataaaccctccgagcggaagaccgtcgagctccgacgttaaaaatcgagagacgagccggcgtctataaacccgccgagcggaagaccatcgagctccgacgttaaaaatcgagagacgagccggcgtctataaaccctccgagcggaagaccgtcgagctccgacgttaaatatcgagggacgagccggcgtctataaaccctccgagcggaaggccgtcgagctccgacgttaaatatcaagagacgagccggcgtctataaacccgccgagcggaagaccgtcgagctccaacgttaaaaatcgagagacgagccggcgtctataacctgccgagtggaagaccgtcgagttctgacgttaaatatcgagagacgagctggcgtctataaacccgccgagcggaagaccgtcgagctccgacgttaaatatcgagagacgagctggcgtttataaaccctccgagcggaaggccgtcgagctccgacgttaaatatcgagagacgagccggcgtctataaacccgccgagcggaagaccgtcgagctccgacgttaaatatcgagagacgagccggcgtctataaaccctcctagcggaaggtcgtcgagctccgacgttaaatatcgagagacgagccggcgtctataaacccgccgagtggaagaccgtcgagctccgacgttaaaaatcgagagacgagccggcgtctataaacccgccgagcggaagaccgtcgagctctaacgttaaaaatcgagagacgagccggcgtctataaaccctccgagcggaagaccgtcgagctctaacgttaaaaatcgagagacgagccggcgtctataaaccctccgagcggaagaccgtcgagctccgacgttaaaaatcgagagacgagctggcgtctataaaccctccgagcggatgaGAACGATAAGGACTGTCAAGTGTCCAAGGGACTCTGCTTGCAAAGGGTCAATGTTGTTCGATcgcctctacgttccgctcggcccagtacccaaaggcACTTCATCAATATCCATTGAATAACCTCTTCTGTGGAAGCAGAATATAACATGTTCGAGCGAAAATGTTACGCGAGATACTTTGTACAAATCCCTTTCGAGAGCAAGAGATGTGACAAaaggcgagcggacaacacacatatAAACTTCTATTCAAGACACTATATCAAAGGGACTAAGCAAGCAAAAAGATTTATCATTAAGGAAATTAAAGCCGAATGGCCGAAGTACAAAAGGGGAAGTTTctaggccgagcggccgaattacatattAACTTCCTACTCTAGATAGTCGTAGAGATCCTTCGGTATATTGTCAAGAAGCGCCACCTGATCGGCAGCCGGGATGACGTGggactcgggaagttgccccttggacttcaagtaggtaatggtggcggtcatagccaggtcgaaagcagtgtacatccgctcgcaaactttttctgaaaattcgggTGAGCGGATGTAAGTCTGTCTCAGAGCAGCAACCCGGCTCGGCTCGGCcccttggtattctttgaaggccaattaAGAAGCAGCGAGGGATTCCTATAGAGTTTTCAGCTCATCCTTATTCTTGATTGCGTCGGCCGCGCGGCCCGCCTTCTCTtggtcgagctgctccatcagctctttgaccttctgctccaatccccgagcctcaacattctttttctccagatcggagatggccgtgtttttcCGAGTAGTGGCCAgggttatctttgtgtcaagtgacttgacttgtcgctcggactcggccaaggcatgggcctgatcggccgtcttcttctgttCGCCCGCCAATAAATTTTgagtctttttgagctccttctgcagctcagaGTACTTTGGGCCGTGAGAACCGGACGGACCGCCTGCCGCTTTCAGTTGCCTTaactcctcgtccaccatcgccaagcggttggagactgctatctcctccacccatctctgatgcAAAAGGAAGGAGAAGTTGTTAATGGCCGATCGGAAAAAATGCATGCAGaacttctaaaaaaaaaaatgaacttacccccgtggcctcctgtatgtggctattggccaagttgcggagggggatcatcgcgatgcgcgcccgagcgtcggcccacatctcggctagggaccctttcaaggtaatggtgtgctcgggcgcggttggtcggtcggcctctggcagcagctcttcagtcgggagatgaagagtgactcgtACTGTGCGggcatgaccgggggtcgtctgacCGGAGGTTGGAAGAGGATCAGAAGTCGGCGCCGAAAATTGAGAATGAATGGTCGAACGCTGGACTGgttgacgagcgggcggaagggtgctgaccggaatagcctcaatGGGGGCTGCCGGCTCATCCCATTCAGAAGGCAttcggtcggacgaaatggcctcgacctctggagccttgccTCTAGCAGTAGCAGTgatccgctcggatggttggactgcGGAGGTAGCCGATcgtaggggagtctccactcggcgcctcttttgtcgaggttgctcctcctcccgagcggaaccttcctctagGACAATTAGTCCTCcgctgggggtggctccgcttgccacgttctgttgagaagcttgagcggccgactcttcctgagtcccgctttccccttcgtgcgagccgaccggctggatgccgagcgtttCCATCTCTTTtgctgccgcggcttcgagcgccgccgcctttttcttcaaaatgCCGGCCATTACCGACTCTATGACGATGTCCActgcaaaggaaagaagagaaattagttagcaatcaaagtatatgcccaagttaaattcttaccgaagctgctcggaaggggagtccgcatgggactcaggccgaagatataCATCACTcattcgtgaagaagcttattaaTGTCAAGCTGCAGACCGGCTAACATATTTGCAGCAtgaaggtagtccggtcgggtcttgaacttcttcagctcaggagtgTAGGGCAGGTCGACCTGCCGCTTGGTCCCGaaattggcctgatcgggcatacgaatatagaaaaaatactccttccagtgtttattggaagaaggaagtttattaaagaagactaagacgggccgagcttggaacatgaaggtgcccggcttggactgcttggggtaatagaaatactTAAAGACCTCCGgttggaggggaatgttgtggattttgaacaaaatgACAATGCCACAGAGaaggcgaaaggtgttgggtactagactgccgagcggaacaccaaaaaatttacaaacatctataatgaagggatgtatagggaaacgcagaccggcagtaaattggtcacggaagacacagaaagctccgcgcggcggcctgtgtggccgagcggaaggaccggctaaaagaagttcaaaatcaccggggatttcaaaattatcggtcagaatatcaaagtcacgctgatcgaatcgtgactgcatggtggtataccaagggccgagggactggtctttatggtgagaagaactagccatggtccgatcggaagaaatcgaaaaggcaaaaaggcagaagAAAGACGACAACAAGTTAAAAGAGTACCCTGGGAGCGaaaactggggaaagaaatgcGGAGAAAGCACAAGGAGCAGAAAGAAAAGGGCAGAACCTTACAAGAAAAAGGGGGACCGAAGGAGGAACACCGGGGATCGCCGGAAGCAGAAGAATACGACCGCCTGAACTTTGGAGCGCGAGGAATAACCGGAGGCACGCGAGAGAAGAAGTGAAAtgacggagga
Coding sequences within it:
- the LOC122015294 gene encoding uncharacterized protein LOC122015294; amino-acid sequence: MPPRRRNRARRRPITPSARAVETEADAAAGELLLDIHEMFSHYNTLYFDDSLSCCAVSWSSSTRYIGYCEYYSGGCEICLSEPFLSTQSMCDLKNALLHEMIHAFLWIKYNNGDHSDHGSSFQATMNSINSSSVMDPQRPAAGYSIMFDHDLQEHQDVKARQMNCELGRNVITSNRNRTLVSDSSKNLLPNQSLDSSFISWYWNSHKELHSGISISPEPPESNCEKINSNAEEKCAKTEDMKKRLPSRVGARRQKLHDKGQKATHTEEKNSLKKYFKSSGEVAHASLDTSFDRGESQVQSKFGELENVESQMGAKKVPKRRRTSNYRKHVSTPSKRRKQGTSENGCTVRIPSLGYYEIEGDDDAEPLLNKRSERRKKEKLLDSLLHRSAQAAATDGKSLALIGASGNGGGQDVDSSVIYTEGCHNMTPYELVKDAHEARPCLFQIENIEIDTEPSMKDVLLLCPADDQIVESGAFEDESSVRVQNGLRKSMTPQNSLDLVYISDD